From the genome of Winogradskyella forsetii, one region includes:
- a CDS encoding DUF4403 family protein, whose amino-acid sequence MDDTEIPVSEEISMTIPIKVNFIAIESYLIEKFVGEIISKENTKGKEIKYAKIVDIKIAKSSSDQYNIEIVVKLQTLTFLYRNRELSITTSAELQLDVKNQKLFVAKYKIDSKGKNRFTDQVLKSILNTFIYQKIIKKLAFDLKPLVKDNLNSINTKLASNLELSEGVSLIGSLENLAISHMKLKDDHLWVLIKINGWGIINIDNFKF is encoded by the coding sequence ATGGATGATACCGAAATCCCAGTTAGTGAAGAAATCTCAATGACTATTCCTATAAAAGTAAATTTTATAGCTATTGAATCTTACCTGATTGAAAAATTTGTTGGGGAAATCATAAGTAAGGAAAACACTAAAGGAAAGGAAATTAAGTATGCAAAAATAGTTGACATAAAAATAGCCAAGAGCAGTTCCGATCAATACAATATTGAAATTGTAGTGAAATTACAAACGCTTACATTTCTTTACCGTAATAGGGAACTCAGCATCACCACTTCAGCAGAGCTGCAATTAGATGTCAAAAACCAAAAATTATTTGTTGCAAAATATAAAATTGATAGCAAGGGCAAAAACCGGTTTACTGACCAAGTGCTTAAGTCTATTTTAAACACGTTTATCTATCAAAAAATAATTAAGAAATTAGCCTTTGACCTAAAGCCCCTTGTGAAAGATAATTTAAATTCAATAAATACTAAACTTGCTTCAAATCTTGAACTCAGTGAAGGTGTTTCGCTTATTGGATCTTTAGAAAACTTAGCCATTTCCCATATGAAATTAAAAGATGATCATTTATGGGTTCTCATAAAAATCAATGGATGGGGAATTATCAATATTGACAATTTTAAGTTTTAA
- a CDS encoding ISAon1 family transposase: MVSTKANDCHTIGRFYGVNGKKLGRQYRDYLSEFKDWKAKKHAKEWLVFPENMGKYLSIDETALSKGELYTIITNKKAKGKKGAIVAIMAGTKVEPIIEQLLKIPKSKRDKVKEITLDMANSMKFIAKKCFPKAIQVTDRFHVQKLALEALQDIRIKHRWEAIDMENDQIKQAKTIEKEFISETFNNGDSRKQLLARSRYLLYKAPNNWTQNQYLRAKILFEQYPDIKKAYNLVQGLRNIFNTATSIQTAYTKLAHWYKDVEATGFRAFNTIANTITLNYRSILNYFINRSTNASAEAFNAKIKAFRAQFRGVKNIEFFLFRLTTIFA; this comes from the coding sequence TTGGTCAGTACTAAGGCTAATGACTGTCATACCATTGGTCGTTTTTATGGCGTTAATGGTAAGAAGCTCGGGCGGCAGTATCGAGATTATCTTAGTGAGTTTAAAGACTGGAAAGCCAAGAAACATGCTAAAGAGTGGCTCGTCTTTCCTGAGAACATGGGCAAGTATTTATCCATTGATGAAACAGCTCTCTCCAAAGGTGAACTCTATACCATTATCACCAATAAAAAAGCTAAAGGCAAGAAAGGAGCTATAGTAGCTATTATGGCAGGAACTAAGGTGGAGCCTATTATAGAACAACTCCTTAAAATTCCTAAATCAAAAAGAGATAAGGTTAAAGAGATCACCTTGGATATGGCCAACTCTATGAAGTTCATTGCTAAAAAGTGTTTTCCCAAAGCTATACAGGTTACCGACCGTTTTCATGTACAAAAACTAGCTTTAGAAGCTTTGCAAGATATCAGAATAAAACATCGTTGGGAAGCTATAGATATGGAAAATGACCAAATTAAACAGGCTAAAACTATCGAAAAAGAGTTTATCTCTGAAACATTTAATAATGGAGACTCCAGAAAGCAACTCCTTGCCAGAAGTAGGTACCTGCTCTATAAAGCGCCTAACAACTGGACTCAAAACCAATACCTTAGAGCTAAAATCTTATTTGAACAATATCCGGATATTAAAAAAGCTTATAATCTGGTACAAGGACTTAGGAATATATTTAATACCGCTACTTCTATACAAACAGCTTATACTAAACTCGCCCACTGGTATAAAGATGTAGAGGCTACAGGATTTAGGGCTTTCAATACTATTGCAAATACAATTACCCTAAACTATAGATCGATACTCAATTATTTTATTAATAGAAGTACTAATGCATCCGCTGAAGCTTTCAATGCCAAAATTAAAGCCTTTAGAGCACAGTTTAGAGGTGTCAAAAACATAGAATTCTTCCTCTTTAGATTAACAACAATTTTTGCCTAA
- the rpsT gene encoding 30S ribosomal protein S20, giving the protein MANHKSALKRIRSNEKRRVLNKYYHKTTRNAIKKLREITDAKEAQAMLPSVHSMIDKLAKKNIIHANKAGNLKSKLTKHVAAI; this is encoded by the coding sequence ATGGCAAATCATAAGTCAGCTTTAAAAAGAATTAGAAGTAACGAAAAAAGACGTGTACTTAATAAGTACTATCATAAAACGACGCGTAATGCTATAAAGAAATTACGTGAAATTACGGATGCAAAAGAAGCACAAGCTATGTTGCCATCTGTACACAGTATGATTGATAAGTTAGCTAAGAAAAATATAATTCATGCTAACAAGGCTGGTAACTTAAAGTCAAAGTTAACTAAACATGTTGCTGCAATATAA
- a CDS encoding OmpP1/FadL family transporter encodes MKKLLMLGIGLVSSSYVLAQDLTDAVRYSMDEIQGTARFRAMSGAFGALGGDMSSVNINPAGSAIFNNSHASLTLGLFNTKNDVSYFNGKNSSSNSNLDLNQLGAAFIFNNTNSNSPWKKFSLSVAYDSSANYDDDWVASGTNTTSIDSYFDSFANGSDIPFGILKLQPGEFIEEAYADIGRIPTDGYAIQQAFLGYWSGILDPDNLDDETNDNETVYNSNVAPGSFNQNYFYSSTGYNGKLAFNFAADYNDKLYFGINLNSHFINYEKFTILRETNSNNASLVNNISFDNLLSTTGSGFSFQLGTIAKLTDDLRVGLSYNSPTWYRISDELIQGIDSNNADPDIGFIGDIVNVYEEYKLQTPGKFTGSLAYVFGQKGLISFDYSIKDYRDSKFKPTSDVLFSSLNNDINSRLDSAASYRVGGEYRYKQLSFRGGYRIEESPYKDNSFYGDLNGYSLGLGYSFGNFNLDAAFSQAERDINYQLYNVGLTDSAEIQSKFTDFVLTLGFNL; translated from the coding sequence ATGAAAAAATTACTTATGCTAGGCATAGGCCTAGTAAGTTCATCTTATGTTTTAGCTCAAGATCTTACAGATGCTGTTCGTTATTCTATGGATGAAATTCAAGGTACGGCACGTTTTAGAGCTATGAGTGGTGCTTTTGGAGCCCTTGGAGGCGATATGTCTAGTGTTAATATTAATCCTGCTGGCTCTGCCATTTTTAATAATAGTCATGCATCCCTCACCTTAGGTCTATTTAACACTAAAAATGACGTGAGTTATTTTAATGGAAAAAATTCCTCTTCTAATTCAAATTTAGATCTAAATCAGTTGGGAGCTGCTTTTATATTTAATAATACAAACTCTAATTCACCATGGAAAAAGTTCTCATTAAGTGTGGCTTATGACAGTTCAGCGAATTATGATGACGATTGGGTTGCAAGTGGAACTAATACGACGTCCATAGATAGTTATTTTGATTCCTTTGCAAATGGTTCAGACATTCCTTTTGGAATCTTGAAACTTCAGCCTGGAGAATTTATTGAGGAAGCCTATGCTGATATAGGAAGAATACCAACTGATGGCTATGCTATCCAGCAAGCCTTTTTAGGATATTGGTCTGGTATATTAGATCCTGACAATTTAGATGACGAGACCAATGATAACGAAACGGTTTATAATTCTAATGTAGCACCTGGGAGCTTTAATCAAAACTATTTCTATTCATCAACAGGATATAATGGTAAATTAGCCTTTAATTTTGCAGCTGATTATAATGATAAATTATACTTTGGAATTAACTTAAACAGCCATTTTATCAATTACGAAAAATTCACGATTTTAAGAGAGACAAATTCAAATAATGCATCATTGGTTAATAATATAAGTTTTGATAATTTATTATCTACAACCGGAAGCGGCTTTTCTTTTCAACTAGGAACTATTGCTAAATTGACAGATGATTTGAGGGTCGGATTATCATACAACTCGCCAACATGGTATAGAATCAGTGATGAGTTAATTCAAGGTATAGATTCAAATAATGCGGATCCAGATATCGGATTTATTGGCGATATTGTAAATGTCTACGAAGAGTACAAATTACAAACTCCTGGAAAATTCACTGGAAGTTTAGCCTATGTTTTTGGCCAGAAAGGCTTAATAAGCTTCGATTATTCAATAAAAGACTATAGGGATTCTAAATTCAAACCAACTTCTGACGTTTTATTTTCGAGCTTAAACAACGACATCAATAGCCGCTTAGATTCTGCCGCTTCTTATAGAGTTGGAGGCGAATACCGTTATAAACAACTTAGTTTTAGAGGAGGTTACCGTATTGAAGAAAGTCCATATAAAGACAATAGTTTTTATGGAGATCTAAATGGGTATTCTCTTGGATTGGGTTATAGTTTTGGCAATTTTAACTTAGACGCAGCTTTTAGTCAAGCGGAACGCGATATTAATTATCAATTATATAATGTTGGACTCACAGATTCAGCAGAAATACAATCAAAATTTACAGACTTTGTATTAACCCTAGGTTTTAACCTATAG
- a CDS encoding Gfo/Idh/MocA family protein encodes MMKTYNWGIIGCGNVTEIKSGPAYQKTEGFNVTAVMRRDIAKGEDYAKRHKVPKFYADADDLINDSEIDAIYIATPPDSHEYYALKVAKANKICCIEKPMAPTYDACLTINKAFQSKDLPLFVAYYRRSLPRFIQIKSWIDDHKIGQLRNISWQLCKPASAIDLSKTYNWRTDANIAPAGYFDDLASHGLDLFAYLLGDFSQANGLAVNQQGLYSAKDAVTGHWLHESGITGSGSWNFGTEKREDLVQIFGSEGKIEFSIFDENPIRLEHHGKSQSMMIENLENIQLHHVQNIKKHLQEQITHPSTGETAAHTAWVMDQMLK; translated from the coding sequence ATGATGAAAACATACAATTGGGGAATTATTGGTTGTGGCAATGTAACAGAAATAAAAAGTGGCCCTGCGTACCAAAAAACAGAAGGGTTTAATGTAACTGCGGTAATGCGAAGGGATATTGCAAAAGGGGAAGATTATGCCAAAAGACATAAGGTTCCGAAATTTTATGCCGATGCTGATGACCTTATCAATGATTCCGAAATTGATGCCATTTATATCGCAACACCTCCAGATTCCCATGAATATTATGCACTAAAAGTGGCTAAAGCAAATAAGATCTGTTGTATTGAAAAACCGATGGCACCAACTTATGACGCTTGTTTAACTATTAATAAGGCTTTTCAATCTAAAGATTTACCATTATTTGTGGCCTATTACAGACGTTCCTTACCACGATTTATCCAAATTAAATCTTGGATTGATGACCATAAAATTGGTCAGCTAAGAAACATTAGTTGGCAACTATGCAAACCCGCCAGCGCCATTGACTTATCCAAAACTTATAATTGGCGTACAGATGCTAACATTGCTCCTGCTGGTTATTTTGATGATCTAGCATCGCATGGATTAGATCTGTTTGCGTATTTATTAGGAGACTTTTCGCAAGCAAATGGATTAGCGGTAAATCAACAAGGTCTATATTCGGCAAAGGATGCTGTAACAGGACATTGGCTTCACGAATCTGGAATTACAGGTTCTGGTAGTTGGAATTTTGGTACTGAAAAACGTGAAGACCTTGTCCAAATATTTGGAAGCGAAGGAAAAATTGAATTTTCAATATTTGATGAAAACCCAATCAGACTTGAACATCATGGCAAATCGCAGAGTATGATGATCGAAAATCTTGAGAATATTCAGTTGCATCATGTGCAGAATATAAAGAAACATTTACAGGAACAAATCACACATCCTTCAACCGGAGAAACTGCTGCTCATACGGCTTGGGTCATGGATCAGATGCTAAAGTGA
- the proS gene encoding proline--tRNA ligase — translation MGKNLTSRAEDYSKWYNELVVKADLAENSAVRGCMVIKPYGYAIWEKMQAELDRMFKETGHENAYFPLFVPKSLFEAEEKNAEGFAKECAVVTHYRLQNDPDNPGKLRVDPEAKLEEELVVRPTSEAIIWNTYKGWIQSYRDLPILINQWANVVRWEMRTRLFLRTAEFLWQEGHTAHATKGEALVEAEQMNDVYAEFAENFMAIPVIKGVKTESERFAGAIETYCIEALMQDGKALQAGTSHFLGQNFAKAFDVKFTNNEGKLDYVWATSWGVSTRLMGALIMTHSDDKGLVLPPNLAPSQVVIVPIYKTDEQFDAITEKAENIIKELKALGVSCKFDKRTTHRPGAKFAQHELQGVPLRIAIGPKDLENNTIELARRDTLTKEIVPIDELTSTVKNLLEVIQEELFKKALNYRNEHITEVDDFETFNKVLETKTGFISAHWDGTVETEQKIKELTKATIRCIPMNNKMEDGNCIYSGQPSNQRVLFAKAY, via the coding sequence ATGGGCAAAAATCTTACTAGTAGAGCTGAAGATTATTCAAAATGGTACAATGAATTGGTTGTGAAAGCCGATTTAGCCGAAAATTCAGCGGTTAGAGGTTGTATGGTTATTAAACCTTATGGTTATGCTATTTGGGAAAAAATGCAAGCTGAACTAGATAGAATGTTCAAAGAAACAGGGCATGAGAATGCCTATTTTCCATTATTTGTGCCTAAAAGCTTATTTGAGGCGGAGGAGAAGAACGCAGAAGGTTTTGCTAAAGAATGTGCGGTAGTTACCCATTATCGCTTACAGAACGATCCTGATAATCCAGGGAAATTAAGGGTAGATCCTGAAGCAAAATTGGAAGAAGAGCTCGTTGTAAGACCAACGAGTGAAGCAATCATTTGGAATACGTATAAAGGATGGATCCAAAGTTACAGGGATTTACCAATCTTAATTAATCAATGGGCAAATGTAGTTCGCTGGGAAATGCGAACACGTCTATTTTTGAGGACAGCAGAGTTTTTATGGCAAGAAGGGCATACTGCACATGCGACGAAAGGCGAAGCATTAGTAGAGGCAGAGCAAATGAACGATGTCTATGCGGAATTTGCAGAAAACTTTATGGCTATTCCTGTTATTAAAGGGGTGAAAACTGAAAGTGAACGTTTTGCAGGTGCCATAGAAACCTATTGTATTGAAGCTTTGATGCAGGATGGAAAAGCGCTTCAAGCCGGTACTTCCCACTTTTTAGGACAGAATTTTGCGAAAGCATTTGATGTTAAGTTTACGAATAATGAAGGTAAATTAGATTATGTCTGGGCGACCTCTTGGGGCGTTTCGACACGATTAATGGGAGCGTTAATCATGACCCATAGTGACGACAAAGGGTTGGTTTTACCACCAAATTTAGCACCATCTCAGGTCGTAATTGTCCCTATATATAAGACGGATGAACAATTTGATGCCATTACGGAAAAAGCTGAAAACATAATAAAAGAGCTTAAAGCATTGGGCGTAAGTTGCAAATTTGATAAAAGAACGACACACAGGCCAGGTGCAAAATTTGCGCAGCACGAATTACAAGGCGTACCGTTACGAATTGCGATAGGTCCAAAAGATTTAGAGAATAATACTATTGAATTGGCAAGACGCGACACGCTCACCAAGGAAATTGTTCCAATTGATGAGTTGACATCTACCGTTAAGAATCTTTTGGAAGTTATTCAGGAAGAATTATTTAAAAAAGCCTTGAATTATAGAAACGAACATATTACTGAGGTTGATGATTTTGAAACCTTTAATAAAGTTTTGGAAACAAAAACAGGTTTTATTTCTGCACATTGGGATGGTACCGTTGAGACAGAGCAAAAGATCAAAGAACTTACAAAGGCTACGATTCGTTGTATTCCTATGAACAATAAAATGGAAGATGGCAACTGTATTTACAGTGGACAACCATCAAACCAACGCGTGCTATTTGCAAAGGCTTATTAA
- a CDS encoding ISAon1 family transposase N-terminal region protein: MNLSLDLLKLLLPELLVSHFDITRHSIEQDTVHLYFEEKKDTPKEEKSRTLIAHGFHKQVTVQDFPLRGKKVFLHIKRRRWLDKPSKEVVQRDWNLVAQGTRMTVEFAAFLKVLGQY, encoded by the coding sequence TTGAATTTATCCCTAGACCTGCTCAAGTTACTATTACCAGAATTACTAGTTTCACATTTTGACATCACTAGACATAGTATAGAACAAGATACTGTCCATCTGTATTTTGAAGAGAAAAAAGATACGCCTAAAGAAGAAAAGAGCCGTACCCTTATAGCCCACGGTTTTCATAAACAAGTGACCGTTCAAGATTTTCCTTTGCGCGGTAAAAAAGTATTCTTGCATATAAAGCGTCGGCGTTGGCTCGATAAACCCAGCAAAGAAGTTGTACAAAGAGATTGGAATCTAGTAGCACAGGGAACTCGTATGACCGTAGAGTTTGCTGCTTTTTTAAAAGTACTTGGTCAGTACTAA